The following are encoded together in the Parabacteroides chongii genome:
- a CDS encoding RagB/SusD family nutrient uptake outer membrane protein: protein MPGCELNEEPVSTIDKNSVFSSEEGLSAYSMSFYEIFPSPTVQGAIEGGYEGFGAIPTDYCAAQSILPFVLLNGVSENTSTGWNWANLRNLNYFIVNCTNPDVPEEVRNNYIGLARFFRAWFYFDKVKTFGDVPWVDRPLDPQDEDILYGSRDSRELVMEKVYEDLMFAAQNITRTTDATQCTYVTKWAVLAFASRVALFEGTFRKYHNLNLATSADTWLKRAEDAAYEVMQSSGKRLNPSYRELFTSNNPPTTETILAITGSESLGIMHSTNWYWSTGITVTTHFIRPFVCTYLQKNGTPYTDRPGWQYEDFYEEFQNRDERLSATLRYPGYKREGNLALPLLNGIGRLGYQMYKLCVDATAPDAAQLSTHALQVIRYGEVLLNYAEAKAELGTFTNDDWSKTIGALRERAGITGGLTSKPTVVDNYLKNTYYPNISDPVILEIRRERGIELSFEGVRFDDVRRWKCGNLFKMSWTGMYIPFINLPLDIDHDGTHDVIYYTDEAELAKADALCNNPNVYKVAVSTNPDSPLLQVHPAGDGVGYYLAWRTNEDHLKVWGSKQYLYPIPRAALNLNPNLGQNPGWENGATNDGN, encoded by the coding sequence TTGCCAGGTTGTGAATTGAATGAAGAACCAGTTTCCACTATCGACAAGAACTCTGTTTTCAGTAGTGAAGAAGGTTTGTCTGCCTATTCTATGTCATTTTATGAAATTTTCCCGTCTCCTACTGTGCAAGGCGCAATAGAAGGAGGTTATGAAGGTTTCGGTGCGATTCCTACTGATTATTGTGCTGCTCAGTCTATTCTACCTTTTGTTCTACTGAATGGAGTCAGTGAAAATACGAGTACGGGCTGGAACTGGGCGAATTTGCGTAACTTGAATTACTTTATTGTTAATTGTACGAATCCTGATGTTCCGGAAGAGGTAAGAAATAATTATATCGGACTTGCCAGGTTCTTTCGTGCATGGTTCTATTTCGATAAGGTGAAGACATTTGGTGACGTACCTTGGGTAGATCGTCCATTGGATCCTCAAGATGAGGATATATTGTATGGCTCACGTGATTCACGAGAACTCGTGATGGAAAAGGTGTATGAAGATTTGATGTTTGCAGCTCAGAATATAACCCGTACTACAGATGCGACCCAGTGTACCTATGTTACCAAGTGGGCTGTATTGGCTTTTGCCTCTCGCGTTGCATTATTTGAAGGTACTTTTCGGAAATATCATAATCTGAATTTAGCAACATCGGCTGACACGTGGTTGAAACGAGCTGAAGATGCGGCATACGAAGTAATGCAGAGTTCGGGAAAACGGCTAAACCCCAGTTATCGTGAATTATTCACCAGTAATAATCCTCCTACTACCGAAACAATTTTAGCTATTACGGGAAGTGAATCTTTAGGTATAATGCATAGTACTAATTGGTATTGGTCGACGGGAATTACAGTTACAACGCATTTTATTCGTCCTTTTGTATGTACTTATTTGCAAAAAAATGGTACGCCTTATACAGATCGTCCGGGGTGGCAATATGAGGATTTTTACGAGGAATTTCAAAATCGTGATGAACGATTGAGTGCTACACTTCGTTATCCGGGATATAAGCGTGAAGGAAATCTTGCGTTACCATTATTGAATGGTATCGGTCGGTTAGGTTATCAGATGTATAAACTTTGTGTTGATGCGACGGCTCCTGATGCAGCTCAGTTAAGTACTCATGCCTTACAGGTGATACGTTATGGAGAAGTGTTGCTTAATTATGCCGAGGCAAAAGCTGAATTAGGGACATTTACGAATGATGACTGGAGTAAAACGATAGGTGCTTTACGGGAACGTGCAGGTATTACGGGAGGTCTTACGAGCAAACCGACTGTAGTGGATAATTATTTGAAAAATACTTATTATCCAAATATTTCTGATCCGGTGATTTTGGAAATACGCCGTGAGCGTGGAATTGAACTATCATTTGAGGGGGTCCGTTTTGATGATGTTCGTCGTTGGAAATGTGGAAATTTATTTAAAATGAGTTGGACGGGTATGTATATTCCTTTTATTAACCTGCCGTTAGACATAGATCATGATGGAACTCATGATGTGATCTATTATACAGACGAGGCTGAGCTGGCAAAGGCAGATGCTTTATGCAATAATCCGAATGTATATAAAGTTGCGGTAAGTACAAATCCTGATTCACCTTTGTTACAGGTTCATCCTGCAGGTGATGGCGTAGGATACTATTTGGCATGGCGTACCAATGAAGATCATCTTAAAGTTTGGGGATCAAAGCAATATTTATATCCTATTCCTAGAGCAGCATTAAATCTAAATCCGAATCTCGGTCAGAATCCAGGATGGGAAAATGGTGCCACCAATGATGGAAACTAA
- a CDS encoding alpha-N-acetylglucosaminidase — MEKKKIITKTKNRLYYDGYHLSRRDFLTKSITCIGALSAFSSFTMFTTSSCVSGHSLHTSDSVVAADNLLKRVVPELVDKVRFEEIPSDNDLDVFELQSDDEILVIRGNNGVSMASGLNWYLKHYCHCQITFRDRQLNIPDLLPQIAEVVRIVSLYQYRYYFNYCTFAYTLAWWDWNDWEWMIDLMALYGINVPLAVTGQEGIWRNVGKRLGLSEEQMQDFYVGPGYLPFGWMGCLDRWAGPLPNSWIDDHIELQKKILKRERELGMTPVLQGFSGHVPRKLKDVDKNAKLVKLSPWVNFEPTYFVDPADPYFIEIGKIFLEEQTKLFGTNHLYASDPFIEMPPENNDPEFIRKMGSSIYQSMQSVDSEAVWMLQSWPFVHFNTEFWQASQAEAFFRSVPQGKLLILDLYCDVTPGWPKFENAFFGQPWIWCIIQNFGGQVSLHGGLDIMAADLRKALEQRGKASGNMAGIGYAMEGLCYNPVIDEFQSDMIWRTSIPDITEWLSGFVKRRYGKDFLKAREVWGKLHQTVYQQNQNHGNILQAQPSFTYKAAKPDKTFALIWKSFLDISDEVGKEKTYQFDIVNVTRHALGLLAPLYYGKLITAYLNKDRDALKAAYEKMDELINDIDRQLATNSEFLLGAWLERAKRWGHTQDEKKQYEWNARKIISVWAFDGELNDYAAKQWSGMMRDYYGRRWRHFYNSIDKSLADGTKWDSRHYTDDLLRLQEDWTRETTVFPAHISAEDPVVVAKSLYEKYAGEFEVPLNIPKFKMMDGVPALLTE; from the coding sequence ATGGAAAAGAAAAAAATAATAACCAAAACGAAAAATAGACTTTATTATGATGGTTATCATCTTTCTCGACGGGATTTTTTGACAAAAAGCATTACATGTATTGGAGCTCTTAGTGCTTTTTCGAGTTTTACAATGTTTACGACTAGTAGTTGTGTGTCCGGGCATAGTCTGCATACAAGTGATTCTGTCGTGGCAGCGGATAATCTTCTGAAAAGAGTTGTTCCAGAACTTGTAGACAAAGTTCGGTTTGAAGAAATTCCTTCTGATAATGATTTAGATGTTTTCGAACTGCAAAGTGATGATGAAATCCTCGTGATTCGTGGCAACAACGGCGTTTCGATGGCTTCGGGACTAAACTGGTATTTGAAACATTACTGTCATTGTCAGATCACTTTTCGTGATCGACAACTGAACATACCAGATCTGTTACCCCAAATAGCAGAAGTCGTAAGGATTGTATCTCTGTATCAATACCGTTATTATTTTAATTATTGCACATTTGCTTATACATTGGCATGGTGGGATTGGAACGATTGGGAATGGATGATTGATCTGATGGCTCTTTACGGTATTAATGTTCCTTTAGCGGTGACTGGTCAGGAAGGTATTTGGCGGAATGTTGGAAAACGTCTAGGTTTATCAGAGGAACAGATGCAGGATTTCTATGTTGGACCCGGTTATTTGCCATTTGGTTGGATGGGGTGTCTCGACCGCTGGGCAGGACCGCTTCCTAATTCGTGGATCGATGATCATATTGAACTTCAAAAGAAAATTCTCAAACGGGAACGTGAACTTGGAATGACCCCCGTTTTACAGGGATTTAGTGGACACGTCCCGCGTAAATTGAAAGACGTTGATAAAAATGCTAAGCTGGTCAAACTATCTCCATGGGTTAATTTTGAACCGACTTATTTTGTTGATCCTGCTGATCCGTATTTTATTGAAATTGGAAAAATATTTCTCGAAGAGCAAACGAAACTTTTCGGAACTAATCATCTTTATGCTTCGGATCCATTTATTGAAATGCCGCCCGAGAATAATGATCCCGAATTTATACGCAAAATGGGATCATCTATCTATCAATCTATGCAGTCTGTCGATTCCGAAGCTGTTTGGATGTTGCAAAGTTGGCCTTTCGTTCATTTTAATACGGAGTTTTGGCAAGCATCGCAAGCCGAGGCGTTCTTCCGGAGTGTTCCACAGGGTAAATTACTGATTCTTGACTTATATTGCGATGTGACGCCGGGCTGGCCTAAATTTGAAAATGCCTTTTTCGGTCAACCGTGGATTTGGTGTATTATCCAGAATTTCGGAGGACAGGTTAGTTTACATGGAGGGCTTGACATTATGGCCGCGGATCTGCGTAAAGCCCTTGAACAGCGAGGGAAAGCTTCGGGTAATATGGCTGGAATTGGATATGCTATGGAAGGTCTTTGCTATAATCCTGTTATTGACGAGTTTCAATCGGATATGATTTGGCGTACTTCCATTCCTGATATCACGGAGTGGCTTAGTGGATTTGTTAAACGGCGTTATGGGAAAGACTTTCTTAAAGCTCGGGAAGTTTGGGGTAAATTACATCAAACAGTTTATCAGCAGAATCAGAATCATGGAAATATCCTACAGGCCCAACCGTCATTTACTTATAAGGCTGCAAAACCTGATAAGACTTTCGCATTGATTTGGAAATCTTTTTTAGATATCTCAGATGAAGTAGGTAAAGAGAAAACTTATCAATTCGATATTGTGAACGTGACACGGCATGCATTAGGTTTATTAGCGCCTCTTTATTATGGAAAACTTATTACAGCCTATCTAAATAAAGATCGAGATGCTTTGAAAGCTGCTTATGAAAAGATGGATGAATTAATAAACGATATCGATCGGCAATTGGCTACTAATTCAGAGTTTTTGTTGGGGGCATGGCTTGAAAGAGCAAAACGCTGGGGACACACACAAGATGAGAAAAAACAATATGAATGGAATGCCCGTAAAATTATTTCAGTTTGGGCATTTGATGGTGAACTTAATGATTATGCAGCTAAACAATGGTCAGGAATGATGCGTGATTATTACGGGCGTAGATGGAGACATTTTTATAACTCGATAGACAAATCATTAGCTGACGGTACGAAATGGGATAGTCGTCATTATACGGATGATCTCTTACGGTTACAAGAAGATTGGACGAGGGAGACAACTGTTTTTCCTGCTCATATAAGTGCTGAAGACCCGGTTGTTGTTGCAAAATCTCTTTACGAAAAATATGCTGGTGAATTTGAAGTCCCTTTGAATATCCCGAAATTCAAGATGATGGATGGAGTTCCAGCGCTGCTTACAGAGTAA
- a CDS encoding TonB-dependent receptor plug domain-containing protein, producing the protein MRTLYVKMIVCLFGILLCVPAVYAQTIDTTAYHQLKGVEVVEKARPSTTREAAPLQVMDRAGIERLGIQDLSEAVKRFSGATVKDYGGIGGLKTVSVRSLGAQHTAVSYDGVTITDAQSGQVDISRFSLDNVEMVSLSIGQTDDIFQTARMYASAGALSVKTSSPDFTSSPFHLKAQLKAGSFGLVNPYLRYEQKFGKKWYASWHGDYLRADGNYPFTLVNGDLVEKKKRNNSDIESWRTELNFAGDLGKAGTLSMKGYYFDSHRGLPGSVILYNDYSGERLWDRNAFAQARYENRITEKFALQAQAKYNYSWMRHLDVDNKYESGRQDDRYTQKEYYLSVSGLYSLTDHLSFSLAEDYFINTLDNTIPECPFPKRYTSLTALAAQYKDTRLTATASLLGTYITEKVERGDKPSDRKRLSPAVSLSWRVMPEYNFRLRASYKDIFRVPTFNDLYYLRMGNTNLKPERATQYNLGMTWSGSLPFINYLNAFVDGYYNRVSDKIVAIPTMFIWKMMNMGEVSIGGIDVNLSAEVPLWKNISLSGQASYSWQHAIDITDGTEKNYRDQIPYTPRHSGNVSVAFQMPWVNVSYLLTVVGDRYASPQNIGRNLIDRYAEQTISLNRSFTFASCSLRLQFDIINVGNINYDVIKYYPMPGRSFRGGLVFVY; encoded by the coding sequence ATGCGAACATTATATGTTAAAATGATTGTATGCCTGTTTGGTATACTTCTGTGTGTGCCTGCTGTGTATGCACAGACAATTGATACGACTGCTTATCACCAGCTGAAAGGTGTCGAAGTGGTGGAGAAGGCGCGTCCGTCCACTACCCGCGAAGCGGCTCCTTTGCAGGTGATGGATCGTGCCGGCATCGAACGGTTGGGGATACAGGACTTGTCGGAAGCGGTAAAACGTTTCTCCGGTGCTACCGTAAAGGATTACGGTGGGATAGGAGGACTGAAGACTGTTTCTGTGCGCAGCCTGGGTGCACAACATACAGCCGTCAGCTATGATGGCGTGACGATAACGGATGCCCAGAGCGGACAGGTCGATATCAGCCGCTTCTCACTGGATAATGTAGAAATGGTTTCACTTTCGATCGGACAGACCGACGATATTTTCCAGACAGCCCGGATGTATGCATCGGCGGGGGCGTTGAGTGTGAAGACTAGTTCTCCGGACTTTACATCTTCTCCTTTCCATTTGAAAGCTCAATTGAAAGCGGGGTCATTCGGTCTCGTGAATCCTTATTTACGTTATGAGCAGAAGTTCGGTAAAAAATGGTATGCCTCCTGGCATGGCGATTATTTGCGGGCTGATGGTAATTATCCGTTTACCTTAGTGAACGGTGACTTGGTAGAAAAGAAGAAAAGAAATAACAGTGATATCGAATCCTGGCGTACAGAACTTAATTTTGCAGGTGATTTGGGAAAAGCCGGTACGCTGTCGATGAAAGGATATTATTTTGATTCCCACAGAGGACTGCCAGGGTCTGTAATTCTCTACAATGATTATTCAGGTGAACGCTTGTGGGATCGGAATGCCTTTGCACAAGCTCGTTATGAGAATCGTATAACTGAAAAGTTCGCTTTGCAGGCACAGGCCAAATATAATTACTCCTGGATGCGCCATTTGGATGTTGATAATAAGTATGAGTCGGGAAGACAGGATGACCGGTATACACAAAAGGAATATTATCTTTCCGTATCCGGTTTATATTCGCTGACAGATCATCTTTCGTTTTCTTTGGCTGAAGATTATTTCATCAATACATTGGATAATACCATTCCGGAATGTCCTTTCCCAAAAAGATATACTTCTTTAACGGCTTTGGCCGCCCAATATAAAGATACAAGATTGACTGCTACAGCCAGTTTATTGGGAACTTATATAACCGAGAAAGTAGAAAGAGGCGACAAGCCGTCTGACCGTAAACGATTATCACCGGCAGTCAGTTTATCATGGAGGGTTATGCCTGAATATAATTTCCGTTTACGAGCTTCTTATAAAGATATATTCCGTGTTCCGACTTTTAATGACCTGTATTATCTGCGGATGGGAAATACCAATTTGAAACCGGAGCGTGCAACTCAATATAACCTGGGAATGACCTGGAGTGGTTCGTTACCTTTTATTAATTATCTGAATGCATTTGTGGATGGTTATTATAATCGTGTGAGTGATAAGATCGTTGCCATACCGACTATGTTCATCTGGAAAATGATGAATATGGGGGAAGTTTCAATCGGGGGAATTGATGTCAACTTGTCGGCAGAGGTTCCTTTATGGAAAAATATTTCTTTATCCGGACAAGCTTCTTATTCCTGGCAACATGCGATAGATATAACAGACGGGACTGAGAAGAATTATCGGGATCAAATACCTTATACTCCACGGCATTCAGGAAATGTATCTGTGGCATTCCAAATGCCCTGGGTCAATGTGTCTTATTTATTGACCGTGGTAGGAGACCGCTATGCAAGTCCCCAAAATATAGGAAGGAATCTGATAGATCGTTATGCGGAACAAACGATTTCGCTGAATCGATCGTTTACTTTTGCTTCCTGTTCTTTGCGGTTGCAGTTTGATATTATAAATGTCGGTAATATAAATTATGATGTGATAAAGTACTACCCCATGCCCGGACGTTCTTTCCGGGGAGGGCTTGTTTTTGTGTATTAA
- a CDS encoding DUF5074 domain-containing protein: MKKNFYWFACLACAVLAFSSCSDDDDKNGPDVEIPEEVTGVYILDGGSFGDNNTGISYLDSEGKVTEDIFKKQNNRALGDMGQHMIKYGSKLYVSVYGSKTVEILDAADATSLKQLTLTDDQGATRAPRMFAAYKDKVYLTTFDGYVAKIDTASMAVEGYVKVGPNPDGITVANGRIYTADTDGMNWPSQSTSVSVIDINSFKFEKTITVSLNPNYIYSDSDGDVYVICMSDYSDDKSYIVQRIDAKTDEVKTVEGIKAYKMTVADDIAYIMFNDYYANEVKFYKYDLKNEKLLSDNFITDGTVVSSPNGIGVDPVTGDIYVGKSNKKNNGDVYIFSSEGKLKSQFETLPYPSEFVFMTNK, encoded by the coding sequence ATGAAAAAGAATTTTTATTGGTTTGCCTGTCTTGCTTGTGCAGTGCTGGCTTTTTCTTCTTGTAGTGATGATGACGATAAGAATGGACCGGATGTAGAGATCCCGGAAGAAGTAACAGGTGTTTATATTCTGGACGGTGGTAGTTTTGGTGATAATAATACCGGAATTTCTTATTTGGACTCAGAAGGAAAGGTAACAGAAGATATTTTTAAGAAACAGAATAACCGTGCTTTGGGAGATATGGGACAACACATGATTAAATATGGTTCTAAACTATATGTATCGGTGTATGGTTCCAAGACTGTTGAAATATTGGATGCTGCCGATGCTACAAGCTTGAAGCAGTTGACTTTGACTGACGATCAGGGTGCAACACGTGCTCCACGTATGTTTGCTGCCTATAAAGACAAAGTGTATCTGACTACTTTTGACGGTTATGTAGCTAAAATAGATACTGCATCGATGGCTGTTGAAGGCTATGTGAAAGTAGGTCCTAATCCTGACGGCATAACGGTTGCCAATGGTCGTATCTATACGGCAGATACAGATGGAATGAACTGGCCGAGTCAAAGTACCAGTGTTTCTGTTATCGATATTAATAGCTTTAAATTCGAAAAAACAATTACAGTGTCATTGAACCCGAATTATATCTATTCAGATTCAGATGGTGATGTATATGTTATTTGTATGAGCGACTATTCAGATGATAAATCGTATATTGTGCAACGTATTGATGCTAAAACAGACGAAGTAAAGACTGTAGAAGGTATTAAGGCTTATAAAATGACTGTTGCGGATGATATCGCATATATCATGTTCAATGATTATTATGCAAATGAAGTGAAGTTTTATAAATACGACCTGAAAAACGAGAAGCTGTTGAGTGATAATTTTATCACAGATGGAACTGTAGTCAGCTCTCCTAATGGTATCGGTGTTGATCCCGTTACAGGTGATATCTATGTAGGGAAAAGCAATAAGAAGAACAATGGAGATGTTTATATCTTCTCTTCTGAAGGAAAGTTGAAGTCTCAGTTTGAAACGCTTCCTTATCCGTCAGAATTTGTATTTATGACTAATAAGTAA
- a CDS encoding ABC transporter substrate-binding protein translates to MKQICFFIIFVLWAVSCTQSKVQNTTGSDLLSSDTIRYAQGFTVQYFDDYTSVEVRDPWDSTRILQRYLLVDREQSVPGNLPKGTVVRTPIRNIVVYTSVHAAIIDQLNEADKVIGVCEPRYMDTPAIQEGLRAGRIADLGEATSPNIEKIIGIGAEIIIASPFQNAGYGPAEKLGIPIIEAADYMESLPLGRTEWIRFYGLLFGKSAMADSIFRETEQSYLELKELAKTVTNRPTVISEKKFGSSWYMPAGDSYIAHLYADAGADYIFKDLPGAGSTPLAFETVLDKAIHADIWLIKYNQANDMTYKDLRTEYTPYENFDAFKNRRIYTCNTGVVPYYEEFPIHPDYLLKDLVWVFHPELLPGYTPRYYRKME, encoded by the coding sequence TTGAAACAAATTTGTTTTTTCATAATATTTGTGCTTTGGGCTGTTTCGTGTACTCAGTCCAAAGTTCAGAACACTACCGGAAGTGATTTATTAAGTTCCGACACCATCCGTTACGCCCAAGGATTTACAGTTCAATATTTCGACGACTATACCTCCGTCGAAGTCCGTGATCCCTGGGACAGTACCCGTATCCTGCAACGGTACCTTTTGGTAGACCGTGAGCAGTCGGTACCGGGTAATCTGCCGAAAGGAACAGTGGTACGGACTCCTATTCGTAATATAGTTGTCTATACCTCCGTACATGCTGCTATTATCGATCAGCTGAATGAAGCTGATAAGGTGATCGGTGTATGCGAACCCCGATATATGGATACTCCTGCCATTCAGGAGGGTCTGCGTGCTGGACGGATTGCCGATCTGGGTGAAGCAACTTCGCCGAATATAGAAAAGATCATCGGTATAGGGGCGGAGATCATCATCGCTTCCCCCTTTCAGAATGCGGGATATGGCCCGGCTGAGAAACTGGGTATTCCCATTATTGAGGCAGCCGACTATATGGAGTCGTTGCCTCTGGGACGGACCGAATGGATACGTTTCTATGGCCTGTTGTTTGGAAAGAGTGCGATGGCAGACTCCATCTTCCGCGAAACGGAACAAAGCTACCTGGAACTGAAAGAGCTGGCAAAGACCGTGACCAACCGTCCGACCGTCATCTCCGAAAAGAAATTCGGCTCTTCCTGGTATATGCCTGCCGGTGATAGCTACATCGCCCATTTGTATGCCGATGCCGGTGCCGATTATATCTTTAAGGATCTTCCCGGAGCAGGCAGCACACCTCTGGCTTTTGAAACCGTGCTCGATAAAGCCATCCATGCCGATATATGGCTGATCAAATATAATCAGGCAAATGATATGACATACAAAGATCTGCGTACCGAGTATACTCCCTACGAGAACTTTGATGCCTTCAAGAATCGTCGGATCTATACCTGTAATACGGGCGTTGTTCCTTATTATGAGGAGTTTCCGATCCATCCGGATTATCTGTTGAAAGACCTGGTGTGGGTATTTCATCCTGAATTACTGCCCGGTTATACACCGCGTTATTACCGGAAGATGGAATAA
- a CDS encoding Rpn family recombination-promoting nuclease/putative transposase — MKELDQKAMAENERQELQDRYVRFDWAIKRLLRQKANFGVLNGFLTVMLREEVNILEILESESNQESADDKFNRVDIKARNSKGEIIIVEIQNTREVHYLERILYGVAKAITEHISLGEGYQNVKKVYSISILYFDLGVGTDYIYHGQNHFTGVHTGDRLRINTRDRDAVITRLPAEIFPEYILIRVNEFDKVATTPLDEWITYLKDGTIRPDTTAPGLREAREKLKYYSMSSSERHAYDEHLNAIMIQNDVLDTAKWEGRLEGLAEGKADALRQTAVNMKRMGMPTADIVTCTGLSVEEIEKL; from the coding sequence ATGAAAGAATTAGATCAGAAAGCCATGGCAGAGAATGAAAGACAAGAGTTACAGGACCGGTATGTCCGCTTCGACTGGGCAATCAAGCGCTTGTTGCGCCAGAAGGCCAACTTCGGTGTGCTCAACGGTTTCCTGACCGTGATGTTGCGTGAGGAGGTTAATATTCTCGAAATCCTTGAAAGTGAAAGCAACCAGGAAAGTGCCGACGATAAATTCAACCGTGTCGACATCAAGGCCAGGAACAGCAAAGGCGAAATTATCATCGTCGAGATCCAAAACACCCGTGAGGTACATTATCTCGAACGCATCCTCTACGGAGTGGCCAAAGCCATCACCGAGCATATCTCGCTGGGCGAAGGCTATCAGAATGTAAAGAAAGTCTACTCCATCAGTATCCTTTATTTTGATCTGGGTGTGGGAACAGACTATATCTATCATGGTCAGAACCATTTCACCGGCGTACATACCGGCGACCGTCTGCGTATTAACACACGTGATCGCGATGCAGTCATTACTCGTCTGCCTGCGGAGATCTTTCCGGAGTACATTCTTATCCGCGTAAACGAGTTCGACAAAGTGGCCACCACGCCATTGGATGAATGGATCACCTATTTGAAAGACGGTACGATCCGTCCCGACACGACGGCGCCCGGTCTTCGTGAAGCCCGCGAGAAACTGAAATACTACTCCATGTCTTCGAGTGAGCGCCATGCGTATGACGAGCACCTGAATGCGATCATGATCCAAAACGACGTACTCGATACTGCCAAATGGGAAGGCCGTCTTGAAGGTCTTGCCGAAGGAAAAGCCGATGCTTTGCGTCAGACGGCAGTTAATATGAAACGTATGGGAATGCCGACAGCCGACATTGTAACCTGCACAGGGTTGTCGGTAGAGGAAATCGAGAAGTTATAG
- a CDS encoding NAD(P)/FAD-dependent oxidoreductase translates to MMKHDLEEQLEELERQGISRRHFLKILTAAGITTAVGTQKAHAFSSNAKGKIVVIGGGAAGLSMAARLMHWLDKPDITLIDPSDRQFYQPGFTLIASGVYQPDDVWKKQENCIPDGVKWIKDSVAAVDPVMNLVTTNNNGKVAYDFLVLTPGVQTNWEKVEGITHDTLGVGNAHSIYDFEGAQKTWKALQEFSKTGGRGIYTDTYTKHKCGGAPKKICLLTDDYSRKQGTRDKLKLDYFTASKELYDIPFYTPRLLEIYKERNIPINLNVRVKGVDTAAKQVHFEKVETVGEEKVITPFIEDYDFFHFAPPMSAPDFVREAGLGWTEGKLAAEAWVMVDKTTLVHKTYPNIVSLGDVAGIPTSKTSAAVRMQVPIAAKNLISLMEGKEPVEKYNGYAACPIVTDYGHVLLCEFDYDKKPATSFPFTMLDTSKEQWAAWLLKVYILKPMYFYGMLNGYA, encoded by the coding sequence ATGATGAAACACGATCTGGAAGAACAACTGGAAGAATTGGAAAGGCAGGGAATCAGTCGCCGCCATTTCCTCAAAATATTAACAGCAGCGGGAATTACAACCGCTGTGGGTACACAAAAAGCTCACGCATTCTCAAGTAATGCAAAAGGAAAGATCGTAGTTATCGGTGGAGGGGCAGCCGGGCTCAGTATGGCTGCACGTTTGATGCACTGGCTGGATAAGCCGGATATCACACTGATAGATCCAAGCGATCGACAGTTCTACCAGCCTGGTTTTACTTTGATAGCTTCCGGTGTTTATCAACCGGACGACGTTTGGAAAAAACAAGAGAACTGTATTCCTGACGGAGTAAAATGGATTAAAGATTCGGTTGCAGCAGTCGACCCGGTGATGAACCTGGTAACAACAAACAACAACGGAAAGGTCGCTTACGACTTTCTGGTCCTGACTCCGGGAGTGCAGACAAACTGGGAAAAGGTAGAAGGGATTACACACGATACTTTGGGAGTGGGAAACGCTCACAGTATATATGATTTCGAAGGTGCACAAAAAACCTGGAAAGCGCTCCAGGAATTCTCTAAAACAGGTGGCCGTGGTATCTACACCGATACATACACGAAACACAAATGCGGAGGGGCACCGAAAAAGATTTGCTTGCTGACAGACGATTACAGCCGCAAACAGGGTACACGGGATAAGCTTAAACTGGATTACTTCACAGCATCCAAAGAGCTGTATGATATTCCTTTCTATACTCCCCGTCTACTGGAGATTTATAAGGAACGCAATATTCCGATCAATCTCAATGTGCGTGTAAAAGGTGTCGATACAGCAGCCAAACAAGTACATTTTGAAAAGGTAGAAACAGTCGGAGAAGAAAAAGTAATCACTCCTTTCATAGAAGATTACGATTTCTTCCACTTCGCACCTCCTATGTCGGCTCCTGATTTCGTTCGCGAAGCCGGACTGGGATGGACGGAAGGCAAGCTGGCTGCCGAAGCCTGGGTGATGGTCGATAAAACGACACTGGTACATAAAACGTATCCGAACATTGTCTCTTTGGGAGATGTTGCCGGCATACCGACCAGTAAGACATCTGCCGCCGTACGCATGCAAGTGCCGATCGCTGCAAAGAACCTGATCTCGTTGATGGAAGGCAAAGAACCTGTTGAGAAATACAACGGATATGCAGCCTGCCCGATCGTTACAGACTATGGACACGTGCTTTTGTGCGAGTTCGATTATGATAAAAAACCGGCAACTTCATTCCCGTTCACGATGTTGGACACATCAAAAGAACAATGGGCAGCCTGGTTACTGAAAGTTTACATATTAAAGCCGATGTATTTCTACGGAATGCTGAACGGCTACGCATAA